Within the Nitrospira sp. genome, the region GGCCTTGATGCGTGCCCAATCGTCGGTCGTGATGACCCCCTTCTCGAGCAGGACATCCTCGAGCAAGCTCGGGGTCGTTTCAGTATACCCTAGCGATCGTCGCGTGGGCATGGGCTGAGGCTGCACAGGTGACTCACTTTCCAGGGTCGGCGGCTCAGTCGGAGCACTGTCCTGTGCTCCAGCCATCCGTGGTGCCGAGACGCTGGCGACCACCATGACTGCAGCCATGAGGCCGTACAGACACCAGACGGCCCGGACGCCGCAGCGTTTTCTCCCTTCGATTTCATTTTGTCGATGCACACAATCCCAAATTTCCACGCATACCTCCTTTGTGTGAACTATGTAAGTGCCAGAAAATGTCTACTTCAATCCAGGTGACTGTTCTCGCCAAAAGCACGTCGCTCCTTTCGGAAGAACCAAGTATGTAGTGCCACGGTTGACACGTATATGCACCGCCCATATCAGGTAACTCACGACATGGTTACATCGGCGTTACATTTTCAGGAGGGGACCTAGCTTGCGCTTCCAGATTGGACCACCGTCTCGATAAGGTAGCGGGCTGTGCATACATTTACGCAGGTGTAACGGCACGATGAACCGACCGTAACCGGCCGCTCTTATCCTGTGCTTACCATTTATGAGTTTAGCTTCACTCGCGATGGTGGCCTCACCCATCTTGCTCGTATCAGGAAACGATTCCTTCGCACATGCCCTGGAGAAGCAACTTCGTGGACAGGGGCATGTGATGGAATGGGCCAAGAGCGTCTATGAGGGCCTACTGAAACTACGCGAGCAGACCACGAGCCTCGTCTTGATCGATCGAAGCGAAAGGACGCGCGGAGACCTACACGGAGACCTTGTGGATGCAATCCGGAAGGCATCGATCTTGTTGGTGAGCATCCAACCTCCAGGCCTGCCATGCCGTGACGATGAGTGCTTGGAGGATCTCATCGCGGGAAGCGATGCGGTGATCTGCACGGAAAGCTATCGAGAGATGGCGGCCCGGATTCGGGCTCTCTTGCGACGGCAGCAACTGGACAAAACGTCTCAATCACATTATGAGGTCGGGCCTATCCGCATGAACATGGACCGGCATGAGGTAACCCTCGATGGACGGCTAATCGACCTTACACTGAAGGAGTTTCAGATCCTGCATCGGTTGATGGAGGCGCCGGATCGGGTGTACTCGAGGCAAGAACTTCTGAATCGCGTGTGGGGTGTAGGGTTCGCGCTCGAGGAACACACCCTCGATGTGCACGTCTACTCGCTCCGTCAAAAGCTCGAGCCCAACCCCTCGAAACCGACCTACATTCAGACCATCCGGGGAGTTGGTTACAAACTTCAGGGGAAGAAAAACGATTAACAGGCGGTGAGGGGGAATTGCTCGTGGGGGCGCAAGGCCCAATATAGATTGCACCCGCACCGAAAGGTACCAGGCGCAGGTGACGAGTCCGACCGCTTAGAACTCGTCGATCGAGACCGGGTGCAGCAGATCCCTGACCGAGACGATCCCGACCAACCGATCTCCTTTGGAGACAGCGAGGTGCCTGGTGCGATGGGATTGCATGAGATCCGCCGCCTCGGTGATCGGACGTCGTTCGTCGATGCTGACGATCGGGCTGCTCATGATCTCAAACGCGGAAACCGTTCGAAGATCCCGCCCCTGGCTGATTCCCTTTCGGATGATGTCCGGTTCCGTCACGATCCCGATCATCTCCTCCTGCCGCCGTACGAATACGCTGCCGATGCGGCGCAGGCTCATCAGCCTCGCGATTTCTGAAATTGATGTGGCCGCATCGACGGCGACCAGATCCTGTGTCATGAGTTGCCCCACACGTACCATCGCAACCTCCTCATGTAAGTGGTCTTACTATCCATTCTTGAACGGAGCATACCGTCGTGGTGAGTCCGAGGGATTACGGACAGATGAGGGTTGTGTAAATTCTAGCCGGCGGCAGACGGGGTCCCAAACGTGAATGGACGGGCTACTGAAGCCGGTCGCCGTCCGTGCACGCGCGCACTCGATGAACTGCGGGAGAGATGATTATTTGACGTGAAACCGGACGCTTCGATTCCGTTGCCAACAATCGGGGTGGTGCTCCAGGCAAAGTGGCCGATCTTTTCCATAACTAACCACGGTGATGTTGCCCTGAGACATTCCCAGTGATTCCAGATAGCGCTGTACACTTCTAGCGCGGCGTTCACCCAGCACCATGTTATAGGCCGACGTCCCCACTTCGTCCGCTCGACCTTCCAGAACAATCTGGCCGACGTTCGCGTCCTTCGTCAGATTGTGCGCGTTCGTTTCGACCGCGGTGACGGCATCGAGCCGCAGTCCATACTGATCGAAATCGAACAGCACGTCGAGCAAATAGGGCGTCTCCGGCTGTGCGGGCGGAAGCGGTAGATCAGGCACCAATTCAGCGACCGCCGGCGGGACGTCTCTTAACGGTGTTTCCACCACTTGCTCCAGCGGCTGTGGTCGTGTTTCCAATTGCCCAGTCTGCGCCGATCCTGATCCCGGCAGTTGCTCCTCCGCGACGGACGACGAGCGGCTGGCACAGCCGCTTTCATGGACTCCGATAACAATCAAGAGGACCGCTATCCACCACGGGATCCGTCGTCTCGTCATCATGAACTCCTTTTCGAGGAGGCTAGGGGAGGGCTAACTGTTCCAGTTTTTCATACACCGAAACGGGGTGGGGAAGCAAACTCCAATGCAAAATCGTCATCGAGTCCTGCACATAGGCGGGACTCCGCATGCCATTGAGCACGCAGGTCACCCCCGGCGTGCTGGCCACGACCCAGAGAGCGAGTTGCGATAACGATGCGGCACGATGGTGCTCCGGGATCAGCGGATCGAGCGCGGCATGAATGAGGCCGAGCCGGTGTCGGCTCCGCTCGGCCGCTTCATGGCGCAGCAACCGAAGGAGCTCCAGAAAAGCCGGCACATACCGCTCGCGCCAGGCATCCCAGCGGTCGGCCTGTTCATTGGTCAAGACCTGCCCCAGGGCGCGAATGACCTGCGAGAGGTGCGGCGCAACCATCTGTGTCTCGATGTGCTCCCAATGCTCGATGCCGCTGACTTGTTCCCATACGCGGCTCAACTCCTCCGCCCACGTGAAGTACTCCGACGGGGCCAAACCCTGCCCTGCGTATGGCACATGCGGAGCGATGTCACGGCGATATTCCGCTTCCAATGCGGCGATAGTGGCAAATTGCGTCTTGCGGTCCCCTGTCACGGTCTCGTGAACAGGGTCCGCCAAGCGAATGATGGCTCCCTTGGTGTTGGCTTGCCCCGGGCTGGCATTGAGTGGCCGGTTGGCAAGGACGGCGAGGCGCTTCTTCTGCGCATACTGCAGGACGGTTTCGCGCCCGGCTTCGCCGGCATTTCCAATCAAGGCCGATCTGGACTCAAAAAGGTTGATCGGACACTGCAGCACCGCAAAGTGGCTGACCGCTTGGCCCTCGGCACGCGCCGCCTCTTGAGCGGTATCCCACATGCGCGATACCGAGATGGTTTCTGGTAGTGCGGGATCTCCGGTGACGGTATTTGAGGATACCCCATAGAAGCGGATCCGGCCGGCTGCAACCTGACGCTCGAAGTACTCGAAGGCAACACGTAACCGTCGATAGAATTCATCCCGCAGCGGCTCTAGTTCACGTTGGCCTCGCTGGACGGCATCCAGCAGAAAGTATTCCGGGTTATGCAACAGACAGACATCAAGGGTATCCACATCCAAGCGATCGAGCGATAGTTCGAGTTGGTCGGCAAGAAACAGCGGATGGAGGCAGTGCCAGAGTTCCTCGCCGTACTTCACCATCTCGGGATAGGGATGTCCTTCTCTCTCTCGCTGCTCAGCATGCTTGTGATTCTGGCCTTGAATGTAGCCGATCTTGGAAATCAGGACGACTTCCTGACGCTGCACCTCCTGCTTCCGAGTCAGCTCTGCAAGTACTGAGCCGACCAATCGCTCACTGTCACCGTCGGAATAGTTCGTGGACGTATCGATGACGTTAGAACCCTGGCGGAGCGCTTTGATCAGCGCTTCTCGATGTCCGGGTTCCTGCGTGTCGATGCGGTAACACCCGAACCCAAGCCGGCTCGTCGTCCAGCCGGTCTCACCGAAGTTTGTGTAGGCCTCAACCGACATTGGTGCCCTCGTCGCTGCGGCCAGGTGCCGCGATGCATATGCACCGGTACCCTGCGATGTGGCCGACCCGGTAATCCTCGCACCGGTCAACGACCGTCGTGAGTCCGGCGCATTCGCGTCGCCTGCCATGGATCTACCGAGCATCGCCGGCAGGTCATCCGCTCGAGTCATGGGCGTCTGACAAGCAAAATCCTTACACACGTAAACGGCCGCCCGATCAGCAACCAACGTCTTACCCGCGAGGAGAGGGTGGGAACTGACCCCGTCGCTCGGCGCATGATGCGCCACGACCCGGTTCGGCAGGTACTGTGCATTGATCGAGGCGGCAAGCGCCTCGTATCCCGCTTCCCCTGGTGTACCGATGAGCGCCAGTTCCACGGGGCGTGCGAGCAGAAAATCCGCCACGATGAGACTCTTGGCAAAGGCTCGCGGGTAACGCCCCATCGCCCTACCATAGATACGGATGGCCGTCGTCGCGATCTGACGCCAATCATTCCGTCCGTAATGAAAGGACAGACGCGCCAGGACGAAGGCCGCCACGGCATTCGCACTCGGCGTGGCGCCATCGGGTCCTTCTCGTCCACGCACGATGAGAGCTTCATGGCTCGCTCCCGTTGTATAAAATCCACCGCGCTCATCGTCACGGAAATCCTGGACCATGATCTCGGCTAACTCGACCGCCGACCGCAGGTACGATTCGTTTGCACCGGCCTCATAGAGATCGATAAGGCCCTCGCACAAGCAGGCATAGTCTTCGAGACAGGCGGCATGTTGCGGACGGTCCATCCGGTAGGTACGGAACAAACGTCCGTCTGGTCGTCGCATGGCAGCCAAGAGGAAGTCGGCAGCCCTTGTGGCAGCCACACGGTACTGAGGCGTCCCGAGCACGCGTGCTCCCTCAGCCAACGCACTGATCATGAGGCCGTTCCACGAGACGATGGTCTTGTCGTCCAAACCGGGAGAGACTCGTTTCGCGCGCGCCGCATACACAGCCGCTCTGGCTCGATCGAGACTCGTCTGCAAGTCCTCCGCGGAGACGCTTAGACGGCGAGCGATGTCTTGGAGCGGTTCTGGGGTGTTGGGAATATTGGCATGTTCGAAATTTCCGGCCGGCGTAATGTCGTAATAGGCGCAGAACCGGCGCGCGTCTTCTTCGTCACCGACAGCCGCAAGGATCTCGTTCGGAGTCCATACGAAAAATTTCCCCTCGACTCCCTCCGAGTCCGCATCGGTCGCGGAATAGAATCTCGACTCCGGACCCGTCATCTCCCGTAGGACATAGTCCAGGGTCTCCTGCGCCACTCGCCGGTATCGTGATTCGCGCGTGACCTGAAACGCCTCGACATACACCTTTGCCAGCAAGGCATTGTCGTACAACATCTTCTCGAAGTGGGGGACCAACCATTTCTCGTCAGTCGAATAACGGGCAAACCCCCCGCCCACATGGTCGTAAATCCCGCCGGCTGCCATGGCGTCGAGCGTTTTTCGGACCATGTTCAGAATATTGGGATCCTGGCGGCGATGCGACGCTCGAATCAGAAGGGACAAGCCTGTCGCCGGGGGAAATTTGGGGGCGCTGCCGAATCCGCCGTACCGGTCGTCAAAGTCCTCCCGGAATTGTTCAACGGCCCGAGTCAGTTCCGCATCGCCGATCGACACGGGCGCCGACACATGGACTTCACGTTTCAGACGGTCCGTGAACTGTGCTGCTTGTTCACGCAAGCCTGCGGCGTCCTGCTTCCACACCTCGGCGACTTTTACTAGCACGCTCTTGAAGCCCGGTCTCCCGTATCGATCCGTCGGGGGAAAATACGTCCCGGCAAAAATGGGTTGCTGCTCCGGCGTCAGGAATACCGTCATGGGCCAACCGCCATGTCCATTGTTCATGGTGACCGTGGCTTGCATGTAAATCTCGTCGAGATCGGGCCGTTCTTCACGATCGACTTTGATACAGACGAAATATTGGTTCATCACAGACGCGATATCTTCGTTTTCGAAGGACTCGCGTTCCATGACGTGACACCAATGACAAGCCGAGTACCCAATCGAGAGCAAAATCGGGCGATTCTGCTGCTTGGCGACCGCGAGCGCTTCGGGGCCCCACGGATACCAGTCCACGGGATTGTGAGCGTGCTGGAGCAGATAGGGGCTGGTCTCGTGAATGAGGCGGTTGGCGGGCCGATTGCCGGGAGCGTGATGACTCATAGGGCACGGTAGCATCGGCACTCCACAGGGTCAACCCGATGCAGTGTGCCCGTCCCTCGGACTCAGTTCGTGGTCGCCTCCGACCGGCCCGGGAGCACTCACGCCGCTACGGAGCCGGCCAGGTCCGCCATATCCGTTGAAATTTTTCCTATGTAAAGAGAAAAACTGGTGGTACGCTAAAATCGTGAGGATGGTTCATGGTTGACTACGGTCCGTATGCGAATTACCGGCTTACCGCCAGACTCGAACTCCGCAATCGTCCCGGCATCTTCGCCCAGGTCGCAGCCCTCCTTGCCGAGGAAAAAGCCAATTTAGGCGCCGTCGACATCGTGTCCGCAAGCGCCGATCGCGTGGTGCGCGACATCACGTTTGAAGTGCGGGACGAGGAACACGGGGAGCAGGTATTGAAGCGCCTCAATTCCCTACCGGACATCACCGTGCTCTATGCCTCGGATCGCATTTTCCTTTTCCATCTGAGCGGGAAGATTCGCGTGCAGAGTCGCTATCCCTTGAAAACGCGCAACATGCTGTCGATGGCCTACACGCCCGGCGTCGGTCGTGTCTCACAAGCCATCGCCCGCGATCGATCCAAAGTCTTCGCCTTTACGACCAAACAGAACAGCGTCGCCATCGTGACGGACGGGTCCGCCGTTCTCGGATTGGGCAACCTCGGGCCGGAGGCGGCGCTCCCTGTCATGGAAGGCAAATCGATGCTGTTTCGCGAACTGGCGGACATCAATGCGTGGCCGATTTGCCTCAGCACGCAAGACCCCGATGAGATCGTACAAATCGTTCAGGGGATCGCTCCAGGATTCGGAGCGATCAACCTCGAAGATATCGCGGCGCCGCGCTGCTTTGAGATCGAAGCGAAGCTGAAGGCCAAACTGGATATTCCCGTGATGCACGACGACCAACATGGTACGGCCGTGGCGATTTTGGCGGCTCTGACGAATGCGCTCAAGATCACTGGAAGGCACATTGGAGACGTGCGTGTCGTCGTCAATGGGCTCGGAGCCGCCGGTACCGCCTGCTGCCGGATGTTGCTCGCCGCCGGGGTCACGCATCTCAAAGGGATCGAGCCGGAAGGCATCGTCCTAACCGGCGAGGGCGAGACGCTGCGCGAGGGCCGCGACCGGATTCAAGCCTACATTCAAAAAGAACGTCCAACCGGGCGACTGCAGGACGCGTTGAAGGATGCGGACGTCTTTATCGGGCTTTCCGTCGGGAACATCCTCACTCCGGAAGACCTGTCTCTCATGAATCCCGATCGGATCGTCTTTGCACTGGCGAACCCCGATCCGGAGATCGCCCCACTCAAGGGTGATTCACTTTCTCGGGTATTTGCGACAGGGCGGTCCGATTATGCGAATCAAATCAACAACGCGTTGGCCTATCCGGGTATCTTTCGCGGCGCTCTGGACGTCTTGGCTCGGGAAATCAACGAACCCATGAAGCTGGCGGCCGCCCGCGCCCTGGCGGAGTCCGTCCCTCCCGAGGCGCTGACAGAGGACTACATTATTCCGAGTATTTTCGACAAGCAAGTGGTCCCTCGCATCGCCGCCGCCGTGGCATCCGCTGCACGCGAAACCGGCGTGGCCAGGCGCGGTGGACG harbors:
- a CDS encoding DNA-binding response regulator — translated: MSLASLAMVASPILLVSGNDSFAHALEKQLRGQGHVMEWAKSVYEGLLKLREQTTSLVLIDRSERTRGDLHGDLVDAIRKASILLVSIQPPGLPCRDDECLEDLIAGSDAVICTESYREMAARIRALLRRQQLDKTSQSHYEVGPIRMNMDRHEVTLDGRLIDLTLKEFQILHRLMEAPDRVYSRQELLNRVWGVGFALEEHTLDVHVYSLRQKLEPNPSKPTYIQTIRGVGYKLQGKKND
- a CDS encoding malate dehydrogenase; its protein translation is MVDYGPYANYRLTARLELRNRPGIFAQVAALLAEEKANLGAVDIVSASADRVVRDITFEVRDEEHGEQVLKRLNSLPDITVLYASDRIFLFHLSGKIRVQSRYPLKTRNMLSMAYTPGVGRVSQAIARDRSKVFAFTTKQNSVAIVTDGSAVLGLGNLGPEAALPVMEGKSMLFRELADINAWPICLSTQDPDEIVQIVQGIAPGFGAINLEDIAAPRCFEIEAKLKAKLDIPVMHDDQHGTAVAILAALTNALKITGRHIGDVRVVVNGLGAAGTACCRMLLAAGVTHLKGIEPEGIVLTGEGETLREGRDRIQAYIQKERPTGRLQDALKDADVFIGLSVGNILTPEDLSLMNPDRIVFALANPDPEIAPLKGDSLSRVFATGRSDYANQINNALAYPGIFRGALDVLAREINEPMKLAAARALAESVPPEALTEDYIIPSIFDKQVVPRIAAAVASAARETGVARRGGRPPDEANAF
- a CDS encoding CBS domain-containing protein — translated: MVRVGQLMTQDLVAVDAATSISEIARLMSLRRIGSVFVRRQEEMIGIVTEPDIIRKGISQGRDLRTVSAFEIMSSPIVSIDERRPITEAADLMQSHRTRHLAVSKGDRLVGIVSVRDLLHPVSIDEF